One Numida meleagris isolate 19003 breed g44 Domestic line chromosome 6, NumMel1.0, whole genome shotgun sequence genomic region harbors:
- the GSKIP gene encoding GSK3-beta interaction protein, translating to METDCSPMELTNNTESEEDSDYRDFEEADVKDMRLEAEAVVNDVLFAVSNMFVSKTLPCAEDVAYINVETRERGRYCVELTDSGLRVVAYDFDQTDESLQNPYHETVYSLLDTLSPAYREVFGNALLQRLEALKRDSQS from the exons ATGGAAACTGACTGCAGTCCTATGGAGTTGACCAATAACACGGAATCTGAAGAGGATTCTGATTATAGAGACTTCGAAGAAGCAGATGTGAAAGATATGAGACTAGAAGCCGAAGCTGTAGTGAATGATGTTCTGTTTGCTGTTAGCAACATGTTTGTTTCAAAAACCCTTCCATGTGCAGAGGATGTGGCATATATCAACGTGGAAACCAGGGAAAGGGGGAGATATTGTGTGGAGCTCACCGACTCGGGACTAAGG GTAGTAGCTTATGATTTTGATCAGACTGATGAGAGTTTGCAAAACCCGTACCATGAAACTGTCTACTCCTTATTGGACACTCTCAGCCCTGCATATCGGGAGGTGTTTGGAAATGCATTACTACAAAGACTAGAAGCTTTGAAGAGAGATAGTCAATCATGA